A single Spirochaetota bacterium DNA region contains:
- a CDS encoding HDIG domain-containing metalloprotein, translating to MNGEEKVNEREYDTISLDEVIAHHSELLACSIPVFRRKKDGSLAEVPIVNLDLLLGKNRKYVASLTLFTRGDWRDAIRTFRTERFSVPPSEVVRETVPDTAADIELTSRTEQIVKADNDEREDMLAESAERLSEIAAKPAEAVTERDAGEVLTASTDAQLISKTSLIESMSQLGLNDKNDEAVRREMRGIAKLTRSLVNSITQVVGQNEEMRQVFLRFKPYAEGNTIYHTDRVFINFIQFLFYYNECMNKGLVTKLRLRFQNYYQPYYRRLLTNREEVRSLEQVFERGMSRVDGRDFLTLAVGALLHDIGKIENLDYFEGEESRDYARIKRHVYNGYNLIVRTATYPKEVALMAALHHEYSGHSSGYGVLHDAYEVRSEFEDMSQKHQFAVSYHCDSVENFNAIGYFPVKALEVLDVFDALTDPARRYRSRAYSPYEALELIKRDFVEREQKIDPILFDLFVDFLAHSENEDFSEVKVIGSFLRE from the coding sequence ATGAACGGCGAGGAGAAGGTGAACGAGCGCGAGTACGATACCATTTCGCTCGATGAGGTGATCGCCCATCACTCGGAACTTCTCGCCTGCTCCATTCCGGTGTTCCGACGCAAGAAGGACGGATCGCTCGCCGAGGTGCCCATCGTCAATCTGGACCTTCTGCTCGGAAAGAACAGGAAATATGTGGCGTCGCTTACGCTCTTTACGCGCGGCGACTGGCGCGATGCGATACGGACGTTCCGCACAGAACGCTTCAGCGTTCCGCCCTCCGAGGTCGTGCGCGAGACCGTACCGGATACTGCTGCGGACATTGAGCTCACGAGCCGGACAGAACAGATCGTCAAGGCGGATAATGATGAGCGCGAGGATATGCTCGCCGAAAGCGCTGAACGGCTTTCTGAGATAGCAGCAAAGCCGGCGGAAGCGGTGACCGAGCGCGATGCGGGGGAAGTGCTCACCGCGAGCACGGATGCGCAGCTCATATCGAAGACGTCGCTCATCGAATCGATGTCGCAGCTCGGTTTGAACGATAAGAACGATGAAGCGGTACGCCGCGAGATGCGCGGCATCGCCAAGCTTACCCGCTCGCTCGTCAATTCCATTACGCAGGTGGTCGGCCAGAACGAGGAGATGCGGCAGGTGTTCCTCAGGTTCAAGCCCTACGCCGAGGGGAATACGATCTACCATACGGACAGGGTGTTCATCAATTTCATCCAATTCCTGTTCTATTACAACGAGTGCATGAACAAGGGGCTTGTCACCAAGCTGCGGCTCCGTTTCCAGAACTATTATCAGCCCTACTACCGGCGTCTTCTTACGAATCGTGAGGAGGTGCGCTCGCTCGAGCAGGTCTTCGAACGCGGCATGTCGCGCGTCGACGGGCGCGATTTTCTTACGCTCGCCGTCGGCGCGCTCCTGCATGACATCGGGAAGATAGAGAACCTCGATTATTTCGAGGGAGAGGAAAGCCGCGATTACGCCCGTATCAAACGGCATGTGTACAATGGATATAATCTTATCGTGCGCACCGCGACCTATCCCAAGGAAGTGGCGCTCATGGCGGCGCTCCATCATGAATATTCCGGTCATTCTTCCGGCTACGGCGTGCTGCACGATGCCTACGAAGTGCGCAGCGAATTCGAGGATATGAGCCAGAAGCATCAGTTCGCGGTGTCCTATCACTGCGATTCCGTGGAGAATTTCAACGCTATCGGTTATTTCCCGGTGAAAGCGCTCGAGGTGCTCGACGTGTTCGACGCGCTCACCGACCCCGCGCGCCGTTATCGGAGCCGCGCCTATTCACCCTATGAGGCGCTTGAGCTGATCAAGCGGGACTTCGTCGAGCGCGAACAGAAGATAGACCCCATACTTTTCGATCTCTTCGTCGATTTCCTTGCGCATTCCGAGAACGAGGATTTTTCCGAGGTGAAGGTGATCGGCTCCTTCCTCAGGGAGTAG
- the xseB gene encoding exodeoxyribonuclease VII small subunit: protein MAEKRIKFEEAFKELEGIVAKLENEEPDLDKSFTLFEKGTKLAKVCSEQLAGYERQVKMLKSGKGGEKAMRLELFEQANDGE, encoded by the coding sequence ATGGCCGAGAAGCGGATAAAATTCGAGGAGGCGTTCAAGGAGCTTGAGGGCATTGTCGCCAAGCTCGAGAATGAAGAGCCCGACCTCGATAAGTCGTTCACCCTTTTTGAGAAGGGAACAAAACTTGCCAAGGTCTGCTCCGAACAGCTTGCCGGGTATGAGCGTCAGGTAAAGATGCTCAAGTCGGGCAAGGGCGGCGAGAAAGCGATGCGGCTTGAGCTTTTTGAACAAGCGAATGACGGCGAATAG
- a CDS encoding DUF2723 domain-containing protein — MDDKLTPVETAYIKDNRKDRTPEEIAAKLGRDVELVRKAIAGFETRPAKAAAAVDIFDPSKKIIPHAITPLDWILAGAAAFICLVLYIYTLTPSLPAGDSGELSTASYFLGIGHAPGYPLFTCLAKIFTYLPFGNVAWRTNFFSMFMSVVTVFIMYFILVKLLGQNRVSKGFNVRVHVPALLGAIAFTLTYNLWSQSMQSEVYTLNIIQVAVLTLIFISWYEDVFNHRDTLTPYFGGRYLMAFAFQFGVAFGNHNIILPFGFAPLLFIAVVLFTANMRFVRELKSVVIPLISIGIFFFALLIAGFGYLRFIMSFESNLFFAPMQNPQDIYTALASFPQVIFHPFANPGIISDIMATLGDKSYLYDGNKRGLLSDPNYPNLYKGIFIVFWPIFIALIWYAVYKFFLKKRVAGMEFDFISDITVQYYQMLFLFMLGAFFYLYMPIRARGEPPLNWGQLNEASGWENFSYLFNMIHRKQYGRMGADISPWGNSPLLIVHPGQLKMLFNIFTMQLTWIAYLLVIPGIAMLYKRNKMFFSYTLFGFISFVIPLTIYINPPADSRTEFFFQVFFLPAVLYFIIWVAFGMQFVIEFANKGIKRFLAPESSADIAQPAEEHVLPWHARISMPQRIATGSIVLFLGVAGGINFNLNNNHNCWADSDYIQNIMMSLEPNAIIATEGGDNQVFGLAYFTMVERRRPDIKVYDQKGNVFERIYGNLMKVYPTWLQNIQDTVDRQFIETGRPYYMLWQRPGLERLGDYYFRQYGIVFKVQPIRYYLVDKLAVVGTMSIAEYQKDASDILKRSYDGAKIARDIAMLVNEGCIADLGGAVQFRKMYKQPLSGLLNEESYWDRYLGTGIGTNKVLDRGSDNEKVNWDYLTREILINYVSQRIDVCDRRINELRIRTERERGNAAAVAKYNEEIAAQEKYRESLYEKGKVYGKGMVSSYFTFAVKYANRGRLPEAKKMYEEALAVDPGLYQAAMNLGSIYEQESTYPGAKEVELLKKAKDHYQRAEKRIKRNSAGNAAALEQNMDYQRVRYAITKVNSCIELPSAQLAEIRNQAEKNGDVNAYLRLIGIYLQRIDLGNAVWASQRALASGKLDANMYGQVEMQLGNIYMNERRFDMAEVIFRRYLKDPGINGVISKFMLARVSDMKQDVAGSYRWYNEFLAAAMPFQNDQTIRGLINFASQMKANIDAHMRRGGAGIQAN; from the coding sequence ATGGACGACAAGCTTACGCCGGTTGAAACTGCATATATCAAGGACAACCGTAAGGACAGGACGCCGGAAGAGATAGCGGCGAAACTCGGCAGGGATGTGGAACTGGTCCGCAAGGCCATTGCCGGCTTCGAAACGCGGCCCGCGAAAGCGGCGGCAGCGGTCGATATTTTCGATCCATCGAAGAAGATAATCCCGCATGCCATCACCCCCCTCGACTGGATACTCGCCGGGGCGGCAGCGTTCATCTGTCTCGTGCTCTATATCTATACTCTGACACCGTCGCTCCCTGCGGGCGACAGCGGCGAGCTTTCGACGGCATCGTACTTCCTCGGTATCGGCCATGCGCCGGGGTATCCGCTCTTCACCTGTCTTGCGAAGATATTCACGTATCTTCCGTTCGGGAACGTCGCCTGGCGTACGAATTTCTTCTCCATGTTCATGTCGGTCGTCACCGTGTTCATCATGTATTTCATCCTGGTAAAGCTTCTCGGTCAGAACCGCGTGTCAAAAGGGTTCAACGTCCGCGTACATGTGCCGGCGCTGCTCGGCGCCATCGCTTTTACGCTCACGTATAATCTCTGGTCGCAGTCGATGCAGTCGGAAGTGTATACGCTCAACATCATCCAGGTGGCGGTACTTACGCTCATCTTCATATCCTGGTATGAGGATGTGTTCAATCATCGCGATACGCTTACGCCGTATTTCGGCGGGCGCTATCTCATGGCGTTCGCATTCCAGTTCGGCGTTGCGTTCGGGAACCACAACATCATACTCCCGTTCGGGTTCGCCCCGCTGCTGTTCATCGCTGTCGTCCTTTTTACCGCGAATATGCGTTTCGTGCGCGAGCTCAAGTCCGTCGTCATTCCGCTCATCTCCATCGGTATCTTCTTCTTCGCGCTCCTCATCGCGGGCTTCGGGTATCTGCGCTTCATCATGTCGTTCGAATCGAACCTCTTTTTCGCGCCGATGCAGAACCCGCAGGATATCTATACCGCGCTTGCAAGCTTCCCGCAGGTGATATTCCATCCCTTCGCCAATCCCGGCATCATCAGTGATATCATGGCGACACTCGGGGATAAATCCTATCTCTATGACGGCAATAAGCGCGGGCTCCTGTCCGACCCGAACTATCCGAACCTCTATAAAGGTATATTCATCGTCTTCTGGCCGATATTCATCGCATTGATCTGGTACGCGGTCTATAAGTTCTTCCTGAAAAAACGCGTCGCCGGTATGGAATTCGATTTCATCAGCGATATAACCGTGCAGTACTATCAGATGCTGTTCCTGTTCATGCTCGGTGCGTTCTTCTATCTCTACATGCCGATACGCGCACGCGGCGAGCCGCCGCTCAACTGGGGCCAGCTCAATGAAGCGTCGGGTTGGGAGAATTTCTCCTATCTCTTCAACATGATACACCGCAAACAGTACGGCCGCATGGGGGCGGATATTTCTCCGTGGGGGAATTCGCCGCTCCTTATCGTTCATCCGGGGCAGCTGAAGATGCTGTTCAACATCTTCACCATGCAGCTCACGTGGATCGCGTATCTCCTCGTCATCCCGGGGATCGCGATGCTCTACAAGCGCAACAAGATGTTCTTCTCGTACACGCTTTTCGGGTTCATATCGTTCGTCATACCGCTCACGATATACATCAATCCGCCCGCGGACAGCCGCACGGAATTCTTCTTCCAGGTGTTCTTCCTGCCCGCGGTGCTCTATTTCATCATCTGGGTGGCGTTCGGCATGCAGTTCGTGATCGAGTTCGCGAACAAGGGGATAAAGAGGTTCCTTGCGCCGGAGTCATCGGCGGACATCGCCCAGCCGGCCGAAGAGCATGTGCTGCCATGGCATGCGCGGATATCGATGCCGCAGCGCATCGCAACCGGTTCCATCGTGCTCTTTCTCGGTGTCGCCGGGGGGATCAACTTCAATCTGAACAACAATCATAACTGCTGGGCTGACAGTGATTATATCCAGAACATCATGATGTCGCTCGAGCCCAATGCCATTATCGCCACCGAGGGCGGCGATAATCAGGTGTTCGGCCTCGCGTATTTCACCATGGTGGAACGCCGCCGTCCCGATATCAAGGTCTATGACCAGAAGGGCAATGTGTTCGAGCGCATCTACGGCAATTTAATGAAGGTGTATCCGACATGGCTGCAGAACATACAGGATACCGTCGACCGGCAGTTCATCGAGACGGGCCGTCCGTACTATATGCTCTGGCAGCGCCCCGGGCTTGAGCGCCTCGGCGACTACTACTTCAGGCAGTACGGTATCGTCTTCAAGGTCCAGCCGATACGCTACTATCTCGTCGACAAGCTCGCGGTGGTCGGCACGATGAGCATCGCCGAATACCAGAAGGACGCCTCGGACATATTGAAACGAAGTTATGACGGTGCGAAGATCGCCCGCGATATCGCCATGCTCGTGAACGAAGGATGCATCGCCGACCTCGGCGGCGCGGTACAGTTCCGCAAGATGTACAAACAGCCCCTTTCCGGGCTTCTGAACGAAGAGTCGTATTGGGACCGCTATCTCGGCACCGGCATCGGCACGAACAAGGTGCTCGACCGCGGTTCCGATAACGAGAAAGTGAACTGGGACTACCTCACGCGCGAGATACTCATCAACTATGTCTCGCAGCGAATCGATGTCTGCGACCGCCGCATCAACGAGCTTCGTATACGCACGGAGCGTGAACGCGGCAATGCCGCCGCTGTCGCAAAATACAATGAAGAGATAGCAGCGCAGGAGAAATATCGCGAGTCGCTCTATGAAAAGGGCAAAGTATACGGCAAGGGTATGGTGAGCTCGTATTTCACCTTTGCGGTGAAGTATGCCAACCGCGGGAGACTTCCCGAGGCGAAGAAGATGTACGAAGAGGCGCTCGCTGTCGACCCCGGGCTCTATCAGGCGGCGATGAACCTCGGTTCCATATACGAGCAGGAGAGCACGTATCCGGGTGCGAAAGAGGTGGAGCTCCTCAAGAAGGCGAAGGATCATTATCAGCGCGCGGAAAAACGCATCAAGCGCAATTCGGCCGGGAATGCGGCTGCGCTCGAGCAGAACATGGACTATCAGCGCGTGCGCTATGCGATCACGAAGGTGAATTCATGCATCGAACTGCCGTCGGCACAGCTTGCCGAGATACGGAATCAGGCCGAAAAGAACGGCGATGTGAATGCGTATCTGAGGCTCATCGGCATCTATCTGCAGCGCATCGACCTGGGCAATGCGGTATGGGCGTCGCAGAGAGCGCTCGCGTCGGGTAAGCTCGATGCGAACATGTACGGGCAGGTGGAGATGCAGCTCGGCAATATCTACATGAACGAGCGCCGGTTCGACATGGCGGAGGTGATATTCCGCCGTTACCTGAAGGACCCGGGTATCAACGGCGTGATAAGCAAATTCATGCTCGCCCGCGTGAGCGATATGAAGCAGGATGTAGCCGGGTCATACCGCTGGTACAACGAATTCCTCGCAGCGGCGATGCCCTTCCAGAACGATCAGACGATACGCGGTCTTATCAATTTCGCTTCGCAGATGAAGGCGAACATCGATGCGCATATGCGCCGCGGCGGTGCCGGCATACAGGCGAACTGA
- a CDS encoding ArsC family transcriptional regulator, whose product MNIQIFGTKKCRDTQKALRFFKERRIPVHFVNIAEKPVSGGELDAFIRAVGEDALIDTDAKAYASVRYRADKREMLLTHQDVLRTPVVRSGKAITSGHQEDVWQAWIA is encoded by the coding sequence ATGAACATTCAGATATTCGGAACAAAAAAATGCCGGGATACGCAGAAGGCGCTGCGATTCTTCAAGGAACGGCGCATACCGGTTCATTTCGTGAACATTGCGGAGAAGCCGGTGTCGGGCGGAGAGCTGGATGCGTTCATCCGAGCGGTCGGGGAGGATGCGCTCATCGATACGGATGCGAAGGCATATGCATCGGTTCGGTATCGTGCCGACAAACGGGAAATGCTCCTCACGCATCAGGATGTTCTGCGGACGCCCGTAGTGCGCAGCGGCAAGGCGATCACGAGCGGGCACCAGGAAGACGTGTGGCAGGCATGGATAGCATGA
- a CDS encoding zinc-binding dehydrogenase, producing the protein MRAALLTNKGFTVRDTGIPEPGQGEIRVRSVSNGICEGDVFRYTSVKSGNENPENGILLGHEGSGIVDAVGRNVEGISPGMRITALGGGYADYFIAEASGIVPVPDTLPVENALGEPIACCVHAAERFGVRVGDRVAVIGAGFMGLMCMQLTKLMGAAHTAVFDIIPWRLTAAKELGADVVYDAAHYKPSSEFNSNIVAKDLGEFDVVIEATGVENAVTLATDLVKQHGTLVLVGYHQSNDGMRSVNMKTWNFKAITIVNGHVRRREEKHQAMARSMALLASKRITYGPLITNYRFEDIGAAFNDLTSRKEGLFKANLVYSRN; encoded by the coding sequence ATGCGCGCAGCACTGTTAACGAACAAAGGATTCACCGTCAGGGATACGGGTATACCCGAGCCGGGCCAGGGAGAGATACGCGTACGTTCTGTCTCCAACGGGATATGCGAAGGCGATGTTTTTCGGTACACCAGCGTAAAGAGCGGCAATGAGAACCCCGAAAATGGCATACTCCTCGGCCATGAAGGCTCAGGTATCGTAGATGCTGTCGGCAGGAATGTCGAGGGCATATCGCCTGGCATGCGCATTACCGCGCTCGGGGGCGGATACGCTGATTACTTCATTGCTGAAGCATCGGGTATAGTTCCCGTGCCGGATACCTTGCCGGTTGAGAACGCACTTGGAGAGCCCATCGCCTGTTGTGTCCACGCCGCCGAACGCTTCGGTGTCCGTGTCGGCGACCGCGTTGCGGTCATCGGTGCCGGCTTCATGGGCCTCATGTGCATGCAATTAACGAAGCTCATGGGCGCGGCGCATACCGCCGTCTTCGACATCATCCCCTGGCGGCTTACCGCAGCGAAAGAGCTCGGGGCCGATGTCGTGTACGACGCGGCACATTACAAGCCGTCATCCGAATTCAATTCGAACATCGTCGCGAAAGATCTCGGTGAATTCGATGTGGTGATAGAAGCGACCGGGGTGGAGAACGCGGTCACCCTTGCCACCGATCTCGTAAAACAGCACGGGACGCTCGTGCTCGTCGGCTATCATCAGTCGAATGACGGCATGCGTTCGGTGAACATGAAGACATGGAATTTCAAGGCGATAACGATCGTCAATGGGCACGTACGCCGCCGCGAAGAGAAGCATCAGGCGATGGCTCGTTCGATGGCGCTCCTCGCATCAAAGCGCATCACGTACGGACCGCTCATCACGAATTATCGCTTTGAGGACATCGGTGCGGCGTTCAACGATCTAACGTCGCGCAAAGAGGGACTGTTCAAGGCGAACCTCGTCTACTCCCGTAATTGA
- a CDS encoding TRASH domain-containing protein, translating to MKKLFLIISAALITGLFVQAADVKAAKTDVKGTVQNYASTQAKVGDTVICPVMKEGFKVTDKSLSVSVKGKKYFICCAKCEGELKKNPDKYLTPAKDDKKSAVKKDEHPKGEHPKNEHPSEHPK from the coding sequence ATGAAAAAACTTTTTCTGATCATTTCAGCAGCGCTCATCACCGGCCTTTTCGTACAAGCCGCCGATGTAAAAGCGGCGAAGACCGATGTGAAAGGGACGGTACAGAACTATGCGTCCACGCAGGCGAAGGTCGGCGATACGGTGATATGCCCTGTCATGAAAGAAGGCTTCAAGGTGACGGACAAATCCCTGTCGGTATCGGTCAAGGGCAAGAAGTACTTTATCTGCTGCGCGAAATGCGAGGGTGAGCTCAAGAAGAACCCGGACAAGTATCTCACCCCGGCAAAGGATGACAAGAAATCAGCCGTGAAGAAAGACGAGCACCCGAAGGGCGAACATCCGAAGAATGAGCACCCGAGCGAGCACCCGAAATAG
- a CDS encoding transglutaminase-like domain-containing protein — translation MNASTARILGYAILAVSVLAAGGCRREGADVSKRSTIVTRDISAGIEKHIADKTRLGGGYFPLDFGTNHMRLKLVRVHTEYLANLGPRRHFACVDLVDTKGDVYDVDFFLSGGRGNMVVTETTVHKMNGQPYYAWKQKPDGGWGRVPPDKASQELLGVKRGSDRFEFIYRAELPEITHDTRVWLPIAVSDRFQTVEVLSIHVPGVRTMIEKSGTGKILFLAIPRGETNRIIEIRYHVLRAEKSAYADATDIAQYLKPDRLVPITGEFKRTAKEVLAGKNGDLVRARALYDHVIERMRYMKYGTGWGKGDAVYACDVRTGNCTDFHAYFIALSRAAGIPARFAIGAAIPSERNDGGIDGYHCWAEFHAEGKWWPVDISEADKYSSLATYYFGHHPANRFELSRGRDIIVSPLPASGPINFLAYPIVEMNGTVRPRVEFSFIRKR, via the coding sequence TTGAACGCATCGACAGCCCGGATACTCGGCTATGCCATTCTCGCAGTATCCGTCCTCGCGGCCGGTGGATGCCGGCGCGAGGGGGCGGATGTGTCGAAGCGATCGACGATCGTCACTCGCGACATCAGCGCCGGAATAGAAAAGCATATCGCCGACAAGACACGCTTAGGCGGCGGGTATTTCCCCCTCGACTTCGGCACGAATCACATGCGGCTGAAGCTCGTGCGCGTACACACCGAATACCTTGCGAATCTCGGGCCGCGAAGACATTTTGCCTGTGTCGATCTCGTGGACACGAAGGGCGATGTGTACGACGTCGACTTCTTCCTCTCCGGCGGTCGCGGGAACATGGTCGTGACCGAAACGACGGTGCACAAGATGAACGGCCAGCCCTATTACGCATGGAAGCAGAAACCGGACGGCGGTTGGGGCCGCGTACCGCCCGACAAAGCATCACAGGAACTCCTCGGCGTCAAGCGCGGCAGCGACAGATTCGAATTCATCTATCGGGCGGAACTTCCCGAGATAACGCACGATACGCGCGTATGGCTGCCGATCGCCGTTTCGGACAGGTTCCAGACCGTGGAGGTCCTGTCTATTCACGTTCCCGGGGTTCGAACGATGATCGAAAAAAGCGGCACGGGAAAGATATTATTCCTTGCGATACCACGCGGCGAAACCAATCGAATCATCGAGATACGATACCACGTTCTGCGCGCTGAAAAATCCGCTTATGCTGACGCAACGGATATCGCTCAGTACCTCAAGCCGGACCGCCTCGTGCCCATCACCGGTGAATTCAAACGAACAGCGAAGGAAGTGCTCGCGGGAAAGAACGGCGACCTTGTACGCGCACGCGCATTGTATGACCATGTCATTGAGCGGATGCGGTATATGAAATACGGCACCGGATGGGGCAAGGGCGACGCCGTGTACGCCTGCGATGTTCGCACCGGCAACTGCACGGACTTTCATGCCTATTTCATCGCGCTCTCGCGGGCGGCAGGAATACCGGCACGATTCGCCATCGGCGCAGCTATACCATCGGAGCGAAATGACGGCGGTATCGACGGGTATCACTGCTGGGCCGAATTCCATGCCGAGGGCAAATGGTGGCCGGTGGACATCAGCGAAGCGGACAAGTATTCGAGCCTTGCCACCTATTATTTCGGCCATCACCCGGCGAATCGCTTCGAACTGAGCCGCGGACGCGACATCATCGTATCGCCGCTCCCGGCATCGGGGCCGATCAACTTCCTCGCCTACCCCATCGTCGAGATGAACGGAACAGTACGGCCGAGGGTCGAATTTTCTTTCATCAGAAAAAGATGA